A window of Haliscomenobacter hydrossis DSM 1100 contains these coding sequences:
- a CDS encoding S9 family peptidase — MKRTITTLLLGICGLFTALAQAPSALNIDQIMLGDRFTGFSPENVFWGEDNKTIYFNWNPTMDTLAALYKVILPTGKPEKVSLEEQRNLIGGGVYSRDFSRKVFSRSGDVFLLEVATGKVQQITNTLDNEGSPRFTGDEKGLTWVSNNNLYLWDSATGSITQLTNFKGGQATRPAAKPLEYEEWLKEDQMDMFEVLRWRKGQRDARERQTKALQVKRPKEINYGTKFLSGLQASPDLRFVTFRYTKRAESKSTDVPNYVTESGYTTDLTARSKVGTPQDTYEFGIYDRNRDTFYMVDTKKLEGIYDKPTFLKDYHKGDKPYNPKYDKPREVSIGGSVFSDDGKAVVSIRALDNKDRWIVLLDLVTGQMKQLDRQHDEAWIGGGGMGWLPDNEHLWFQSEATGYSHLYTINVNTGVKKALTNGSFEVLETNLSRDGKTFYLTASAEGPHERHFYRLPIAGGKLEKITTLKGGNEVSLSPDESTLAIRYSYSNQPWELYWMPNRSGAAPLQLTTSTSAAFKTYPWRTPEIVWFTARDGVKVPARLYKPNKAAPSRPAVIFVHGAGYLQNVHHWWSSYSREYMFHNFLADRGYTVLDIDYRGSAGYGRDWRTGIYRHMGGKDLDDHVDGAKYLVSTHKVNPQNIGIYGGSYGGFITLMAMFTAPETFKSGAGLRSVTDWAHYNHGYTANILNTPVEDSIAYRRSSPIYFAEGLKGNLLMLHGMVDVNVHFQDVVRLSQRLIELKKDKWDLAVFPLEDHGFVEPSSWADEYKRIFKLFEETLK, encoded by the coding sequence ATGAAAAGAACCATTACCACCCTACTCTTAGGCATTTGCGGCCTCTTTACCGCCCTAGCCCAAGCCCCTTCCGCCCTCAACATCGACCAAATCATGCTCGGTGATCGTTTCACCGGGTTTTCGCCGGAAAATGTGTTTTGGGGCGAAGACAACAAAACCATCTATTTCAACTGGAACCCCACGATGGACACCCTGGCCGCTTTGTACAAGGTGATTTTGCCCACGGGTAAGCCCGAAAAAGTGAGCCTGGAGGAGCAGCGCAACCTCATTGGCGGCGGGGTGTACAGCCGCGATTTTAGCCGCAAAGTGTTCAGCCGCAGCGGCGATGTATTCCTGCTGGAAGTGGCCACGGGCAAGGTGCAACAAATCACCAATACCCTGGACAACGAGGGCAGCCCACGTTTTACCGGCGATGAAAAAGGCCTTACCTGGGTGAGCAACAACAACCTTTACCTTTGGGATTCTGCCACGGGCAGCATCACTCAATTGACCAACTTTAAAGGCGGCCAGGCTACCCGCCCCGCCGCCAAACCCCTCGAATACGAAGAATGGCTCAAGGAAGACCAAATGGACATGTTTGAGGTACTGCGCTGGCGCAAAGGCCAACGCGACGCCCGCGAACGCCAAACCAAGGCCCTGCAAGTCAAACGCCCGAAGGAAATCAACTACGGAACCAAGTTTTTGAGTGGCTTGCAAGCCAGTCCGGATCTGCGCTTTGTGACTTTCCGCTACACCAAACGCGCCGAGTCCAAAAGTACGGATGTACCCAACTACGTCACGGAATCGGGTTACACCACCGACCTCACGGCGCGTTCCAAAGTCGGCACCCCGCAAGACACCTACGAATTTGGCATTTATGACCGCAATCGCGATACTTTTTATATGGTAGACACCAAAAAACTGGAAGGGATCTACGACAAACCCACCTTCCTGAAAGACTACCACAAAGGCGACAAACCCTACAACCCCAAATACGACAAACCGCGGGAGGTTTCCATCGGCGGATCCGTTTTTTCTGACGACGGCAAAGCCGTGGTATCCATCCGCGCGCTGGACAATAAAGATCGCTGGATCGTATTGCTCGATCTGGTCACGGGTCAAATGAAACAACTGGATCGCCAACACGACGAGGCCTGGATTGGTGGCGGAGGCATGGGCTGGTTGCCCGACAACGAGCACCTCTGGTTCCAATCCGAAGCAACGGGTTATTCGCACCTGTACACGATCAACGTCAATACCGGGGTCAAAAAAGCGCTGACCAATGGCAGTTTTGAAGTCCTCGAAACGAATCTTTCCCGCGACGGCAAAACCTTCTACCTGACTGCCAGCGCCGAAGGACCACACGAGCGGCATTTTTACCGTTTGCCCATTGCCGGAGGCAAATTGGAAAAAATTACCACGCTGAAAGGCGGCAACGAAGTCAGCCTTTCGCCAGATGAAAGCACCCTGGCCATTCGGTACTCCTATAGCAACCAGCCTTGGGAGTTGTACTGGATGCCCAACCGCAGTGGTGCAGCGCCCTTGCAACTGACCACTTCCACCAGCGCCGCCTTCAAAACTTACCCCTGGCGCACGCCGGAAATCGTGTGGTTCACCGCCCGCGATGGCGTCAAAGTACCCGCGCGTTTGTACAAGCCCAATAAAGCCGCCCCTAGTCGTCCGGCTGTCATCTTCGTACACGGTGCAGGGTATTTGCAAAACGTACACCATTGGTGGAGCAGCTACTCGCGTGAATACATGTTCCACAACTTCCTGGCCGATCGGGGATATACCGTACTGGACATCGATTACCGGGGCAGCGCGGGTTATGGCCGCGATTGGCGCACGGGCATCTATCGCCATATGGGCGGCAAAGACCTCGACGATCATGTGGATGGGGCCAAATACCTGGTCAGTACGCACAAGGTCAACCCCCAAAACATCGGGATTTACGGCGGCTCGTACGGTGGGTTCATTACCTTGATGGCCATGTTCACCGCGCCCGAAACCTTCAAAAGTGGTGCTGGCCTGCGCTCGGTAACCGATTGGGCGCATTACAACCACGGCTACACCGCCAACATCCTGAATACGCCCGTGGAAGACAGCATTGCCTACCGCCGCAGTTCGCCGATTTATTTTGCTGAAGGCCTCAAAGGCAACTTGCTGATGCTGCACGGCATGGTGGATGTGAATGTTCATTTCCAGGACGTGGTTCGCCTCTCGCAACGTTTGATCGAATTGAAAAAAGACAAGTGGGACCTGGCCGTTTTTCCGCTGGAAGACCACGGGTTTGTAGAGCCGAGTAGCTGGGCGGATGAGTACAAGCGGATTTTTAAATTGTTTGAGGAAACGCTTAAATAG
- a CDS encoding SUMF1/EgtB/PvdO family nonheme iron enzyme, whose product MKKRPFSLVIALFICTLSNAQRSGKDYAIFFYVTDFKPGWAKLPETQVEATAIKNELSTNFDFTCEMVPNPSKQLIRDKIQQYNQRLTSNDQVFFFFSMHGYYAELADRGYLVASDGLANDPYGYSYLSYDDLRADLGLCRAKHVMLALDACHSGSFGIRSKGDPDAPIYELNEDCNTRINKTMQYKGRQYCTSGNKNAKTPAKSLFAARLLEALRKGGEGGIIHFDDLEYWLGKVANPQPEGGTFGSHDPGGDFVFVKKYACGSLPSPPPGNIDLEKDFAAWQQAKQSDNIEGYLTYLRIFPNGEFRELANLALQKKETDAAQRRDDLGWNVAEEFKTIAAYQKYQRDFPNGLHYNEATEKIKKLQVPDDGLVLVKGGSFTMGCTSEQQNCGEDEKPTHQVNLGDFYLSKNELTIGEYLKFADETRSHYPEWLEQGSKYNLETGSDDHYKNKGLSRNATDLPVVGVSWEDAKAYCEWLSRKTGLKYRLPTEAEWEYAARGGGLGITQTNFQVTQYAGSNSIDEVAWHSSNSGSKPHPVGQKKPNRLGLYDMSGNVWEWCADWYDSSYYKNSPSTNPPGAITGSDRVCRGGSWNYVPRDARMAGRGRYTPVNRIYDIGFRVARTL is encoded by the coding sequence ATGAAAAAACGCCCCTTTTCACTCGTCATTGCTCTCTTCATCTGCACCCTCAGCAATGCCCAACGCAGCGGCAAAGACTACGCCATATTTTTCTACGTCACCGATTTCAAACCCGGCTGGGCAAAATTGCCCGAAACCCAAGTAGAAGCCACGGCAATAAAAAATGAATTGAGTACCAATTTTGACTTTACTTGCGAAATGGTACCCAACCCCAGCAAGCAACTCATTCGAGACAAAATTCAGCAATACAATCAGCGCCTTACATCCAATGACCAGGTTTTTTTCTTTTTTTCCATGCACGGCTACTATGCCGAACTGGCTGACCGGGGTTACCTGGTAGCCAGCGACGGCCTTGCCAATGACCCCTATGGCTATTCTTACCTCAGCTACGACGACCTGCGTGCTGATCTCGGCCTGTGCCGCGCCAAACACGTTATGCTCGCCCTCGATGCCTGCCATTCCGGCTCCTTTGGCATCCGCAGCAAGGGTGACCCTGATGCCCCCATTTACGAACTAAACGAGGATTGCAATACCCGCATCAACAAAACCATGCAATACAAAGGCCGCCAATATTGTACATCTGGCAACAAAAACGCCAAAACACCGGCCAAATCCCTCTTTGCGGCTCGCCTGCTGGAAGCCCTGCGCAAAGGGGGTGAAGGCGGCATCATCCACTTTGATGACCTGGAATACTGGTTGGGCAAGGTTGCGAATCCCCAACCTGAAGGCGGAACCTTTGGCAGCCACGACCCTGGTGGCGATTTTGTATTTGTCAAAAAATACGCCTGTGGCAGCCTGCCATCCCCACCCCCCGGCAATATCGACCTGGAAAAAGACTTCGCGGCGTGGCAACAAGCCAAACAAAGCGACAATATCGAAGGCTACCTTACCTACTTGCGTATCTTCCCCAACGGTGAATTCCGCGAACTGGCCAATCTGGCGCTGCAAAAAAAAGAAACCGATGCCGCTCAACGCCGCGATGACCTCGGCTGGAATGTAGCCGAAGAGTTCAAAACTATTGCTGCTTACCAAAAATACCAGCGTGATTTTCCGAATGGCCTGCATTACAATGAGGCAACGGAGAAAATTAAGAAACTGCAAGTGCCCGACGATGGACTGGTGCTGGTAAAAGGAGGAAGTTTTACGATGGGTTGTACCAGTGAGCAGCAAAATTGTGGAGAGGATGAAAAACCGACGCATCAAGTCAATCTTGGCGATTTTTATCTTTCAAAAAATGAGTTGACCATTGGAGAATACCTCAAATTTGCCGATGAAACCCGTAGCCATTATCCTGAATGGCTGGAGCAAGGCAGCAAATACAACCTCGAAACAGGTTCTGATGATCACTATAAAAACAAAGGTTTATCTCGCAATGCCACTGATCTCCCTGTGGTAGGCGTTTCTTGGGAAGATGCCAAAGCCTATTGCGAATGGCTAAGTCGAAAAACGGGACTAAAATATCGGTTACCTACGGAAGCGGAATGGGAATATGCAGCGCGTGGCGGAGGGCTGGGAATAACCCAAACTAATTTCCAAGTAACCCAGTATGCAGGCAGCAACAGCATTGACGAGGTAGCTTGGCATTCCAGCAACTCCGGAAGTAAGCCTCATCCTGTAGGTCAGAAAAAACCCAATCGCCTGGGTTTGTATGACATGAGTGGCAACGTATGGGAATGGTGCGCAGATTGGTATGATTCTTCCTATTACAAAAACAGCCCTTCTACAAATCCTCCTGGCGCTATTACGGGCTCGGACCGGGTTTGTCGCGGCGGGTCGTGGAACTACGTCCCGCGGGACGCTCGCATGGCGGGTCGCGGCAGATACACGCCAGTCAACCGCATCTACGACATTGGCTTCCGCGTAGCCAGGACTCTTTAA
- a CDS encoding SUMF1/EgtB/PvdO family nonheme iron enzyme produces MKKRPFLLVFTLFLCTLSLAQRSGRDYAVFFYVTDFKPGWAKLPETQVEATAIKNELSTNFTFVCEAVPNPTKQQIRNKIRQYNALLGSNDQIFFFFSMHGHYAEQGDRGYLIASDGLANDTYGDTWLSYDELRSDLGPCRAKHVLLALDACHSGSFGIRSKGSPNAPIYKLTEDCSTRINKTMQYQGRQFCTSGNKNAKTPAKSLFAERLLEALRKGGEGGIIHFDDLEYWLGKVANPEPEGGTFVGHNAGDFVFVKKNACSSNSISPEEEKVWQTAMQRNSVEAYDVYLTLYPEGKYISKAKELKQLAPQPWMTEDGQKWVTGSDDGMILVKGGSFMMGCTSEQQDCANGEKPTRQVTLDDFYLSPYEVTQKKWQQVMGTNPSFFKNCDECPVEQVSWYDVQTFLQKLNGQTGKQYRLPTEAEWEYAAREGGKQVLFGNGKNIADPNEINFNASTAYKKPYSMVGSYRAKTTPVGSFTANKLGLYDMSGNVWEWCSDWCCLSYYENNPSVNPTGDSSGLGRVCRGGSWFDGPEFARVANRAPPWLDFPQGARVANRYDSTPDDHISFHGFRLARTP; encoded by the coding sequence ATGAAAAAACGCCCCTTTTTACTTGTCTTTACCCTCTTCCTCTGTACTCTCAGCCTTGCCCAACGCTCAGGCAGAGACTACGCCGTATTTTTCTACGTCACCGATTTCAAACCCGGCTGGGCAAAATTGCCCGAAACCCAAGTAGAAGCCACGGCCATAAAAAATGAATTGAGTACCAATTTCACCTTTGTTTGTGAAGCTGTACCCAACCCTACCAAGCAACAAATCCGCAATAAAATCCGCCAATACAATGCCCTGCTTGGTTCCAATGACCAAATCTTTTTCTTTTTTTCCATGCACGGCCATTACGCTGAACAAGGTGACCGCGGCTACCTTATAGCCAGCGATGGTTTGGCCAATGATACTTACGGTGATACATGGCTCAGCTATGACGAACTCCGCTCCGATTTGGGTCCTTGCCGCGCCAAACACGTCCTGCTCGCCCTCGATGCCTGCCACTCTGGCTCTTTTGGTATCCGCAGCAAGGGTAGTCCCAATGCGCCCATTTATAAACTAACGGAGGATTGCAGTACCCGCATCAACAAAACCATGCAATACCAGGGCCGCCAATTCTGCACTTCGGGCAACAAAAACGCCAAAACACCTGCTAAATCTCTTTTTGCAGAACGCCTGCTGGAAGCCCTGCGCAAAGGGGGTGAAGGGGGCATCATCCACTTCGATGATTTGGAGTACTGGTTGGGCAAGGTTGCGAATCCTGAGCCAGAAGGGGGTACTTTTGTAGGGCATAACGCTGGCGATTTCGTATTTGTGAAAAAAAATGCTTGTTCCTCTAATAGTATTTCTCCTGAAGAAGAAAAAGTGTGGCAAACAGCAATGCAAAGGAATTCGGTAGAAGCTTATGATGTGTATTTGACATTATATCCCGAAGGCAAATACATTTCTAAAGCAAAAGAATTGAAACAATTAGCTCCTCAGCCTTGGATGACCGAGGATGGTCAAAAATGGGTTACGGGGAGTGATGATGGAATGATATTGGTGAAAGGAGGGAGTTTTATGATGGGTTGTACTAGCGAGCAGCAAGATTGTGCTAATGGTGAAAAACCGACGCGACAAGTTACACTAGATGACTTCTACTTGAGTCCTTACGAAGTAACCCAAAAGAAGTGGCAACAAGTGATGGGAACCAATCCCTCTTTTTTCAAAAACTGCGATGAGTGCCCGGTAGAACAAGTTAGCTGGTACGATGTGCAGACCTTTCTCCAAAAACTGAACGGCCAAACAGGAAAACAATACCGATTACCCACTGAAGCAGAATGGGAATACGCCGCCCGCGAAGGGGGTAAACAAGTATTGTTTGGCAACGGAAAAAACATTGCCGATCCAAATGAAATTAACTTTAATGCCAGCACTGCTTACAAAAAGCCCTATTCGATGGTCGGTAGTTATCGTGCCAAGACTACACCAGTAGGTTCATTTACTGCCAATAAACTAGGCTTATATGACATGAGTGGGAACGTATGGGAATGGTGTAGTGATTGGTGCTGTTTATCATATTACGAGAACAATCCTTCTGTAAATCCTACTGGCGATTCTAGTGGCTTGGGCCGAGTTTGTCGCGGCGGGTCGTGGTTCGATGGCCCGGAGTTCGCTCGTGTGGCGAATCGCGCGCCACCATGGTTAGATTTTCCACAGGGCGCTCGTGTAGCAAATCGCTATGATAGCACCCCAGACGACCACATCAGCTTCCATGGCTTTCGCCTAGCCAGAACCCCTTAA
- a CDS encoding SUMF1/EgtB/PvdO family nonheme iron enzyme — translation MKRFPILLFLAFTICNLCHAQRTGKDYAVFFYVADFQPGWVPLPETAIEAATLQAELSTNFNFICEMVPNPSKQQIREKIREYNERLTPNDQVFFFFSMHGYYAESADRGYLVANDGLVNDPYGYSYFSYDDLRADLGQCRAKHIMLALDACYSGSFGIRDKSGPDAPIYEKKEDCATRISRTMQYQGRQYCSAGNKNAKTPAKSLFAARFLEALRKGGEGGIISFHDLIYWINKVDNPKPEGGSFQNHSPGGDFLFVKKAVCNQNFDREKDIAAWNKAKQEDYVESYKNYLHDFPQGEFHQLAISAIKQHEEKAAQFHDDQAWQIALKHNSILFYQKYQRDFPNGLHFTDANRRIKNLKSPDDGLILVVGGTFSMGCINNNKQGCDDDEKPAHLVTLNDFYLSPYEVTQKQWQQVMGYNPSYFKNCDECPVENVSWEDVQKFIEKLNAQTGKRYRLPTEAEWEYAAREGGKQVLFGNGKNIADANEINFDGGVKQSNSIIGTYRAKTTKVGTFFSNKIGLYDMSGNVWEWCNDWKGEYGASPQNNPIGSSSGEYRVCRGGSWIDTAQSIRVDNRSVGLPSHRTKYLGFRLARTP, via the coding sequence GTGAAAAGATTCCCTATTCTTCTATTTCTCGCATTCACTATATGCAACCTCTGTCATGCCCAACGTACAGGCAAAGACTATGCAGTATTCTTCTATGTCGCCGACTTCCAACCTGGCTGGGTACCATTACCCGAAACGGCCATAGAAGCAGCTACTCTACAGGCCGAGCTGAGCACGAACTTCAACTTTATCTGTGAGATGGTTCCCAACCCTAGCAAGCAACAAATACGCGAAAAAATTCGGGAATACAATGAGCGGCTTACCCCTAATGACCAAGTGTTTTTCTTTTTTTCTATGCATGGCTACTATGCAGAGTCTGCTGATCGGGGTTACCTAGTAGCAAATGATGGCCTTGTCAATGACCCCTACGGCTATTCTTATTTCAGTTATGATGATCTACGTGCAGATCTGGGGCAGTGTCGCGCCAAACACATTATGCTTGCACTAGATGCCTGCTATTCAGGCTCCTTTGGTATTCGCGACAAGAGTGGGCCAGATGCACCGATCTATGAAAAAAAGGAGGATTGTGCTACTCGCATCAGCAGAACCATGCAATATCAGGGGCGGCAGTATTGCAGCGCTGGGAATAAAAATGCCAAAACGCCCGCCAAATCGCTCTTTGCCGCTCGGTTTTTGGAAGCACTTCGCAAGGGTGGAGAAGGAGGCATCATCTCCTTTCATGATTTGATTTATTGGATAAATAAAGTAGATAACCCTAAACCAGAAGGGGGATCATTCCAGAACCACAGCCCTGGTGGTGATTTTCTATTTGTCAAAAAAGCCGTTTGTAATCAGAATTTTGATCGAGAAAAAGACATAGCCGCATGGAATAAAGCCAAACAAGAAGATTATGTTGAAAGTTATAAAAACTATCTGCATGATTTTCCTCAAGGAGAATTTCACCAATTGGCTATTAGTGCAATTAAACAGCATGAGGAAAAAGCCGCACAATTTCATGATGACCAAGCTTGGCAGATAGCACTAAAACACAACAGCATTCTTTTTTACCAAAAATATCAACGTGATTTTCCCAATGGACTCCACTTCACTGACGCCAATAGAAGAATAAAAAACTTGAAATCCCCCGATGATGGCCTGATTTTGGTGGTTGGGGGAACATTCAGCATGGGGTGCATCAACAACAACAAACAAGGATGTGATGATGATGAAAAACCAGCACATTTGGTTACTTTGAATGATTTCTACCTTAGCCCTTATGAAGTGACACAAAAGCAATGGCAACAAGTGATGGGATATAACCCTTCTTATTTCAAGAATTGCGATGAATGTCCAGTTGAAAACGTAAGTTGGGAAGATGTACAAAAGTTTATCGAAAAATTAAACGCCCAAACGGGCAAGCGTTACCGTTTGCCTACTGAAGCAGAATGGGAATATGCAGCTCGTGAAGGTGGGAAACAAGTGTTATTTGGGAACGGTAAAAACATTGCTGACGCCAATGAAATAAACTTTGACGGAGGGGTTAAACAGTCAAATTCAATTATAGGCACTTATCGTGCTAAAACTACCAAAGTTGGTACTTTTTTTTCAAATAAGATAGGCTTATACGACATGAGTGGTAATGTATGGGAATGGTGCAATGATTGGAAAGGCGAATATGGCGCTTCACCACAAAACAACCCTATTGGCTCATCATCAGGGGAATATAGAGTTTGCCGTGGAGGATCATGGATTGATACTGCACAATCAATTCGGGTGGACAATCGTAGCGTTGGCCTCCCCAGCCACCGCACCAAATATCTTGGCTTTCGCTTAGCCAGAACCCCTTAG
- a CDS encoding nucleoside deaminase has product MLNSSLHPFFLRCHELAATSAELGNPPVGAVLIRDGLIIAEGLELARSSGDVTRHAEIEAIRAAVHILKTSDLSDCELITTHEPCVMCAYAIRHYRIRRVVYELAVPTVGGVSSKFPVLSDPTFWEARPVPEIHLGF; this is encoded by the coding sequence ATGCTCAACTCCTCCCTCCACCCCTTCTTCCTCCGCTGCCACGAACTCGCCGCTACCTCCGCCGAACTCGGCAACCCACCCGTAGGGGCCGTACTCATCCGTGACGGCCTCATCATTGCCGAAGGCCTTGAACTTGCCCGTTCTTCCGGCGATGTCACCCGCCATGCCGAGATTGAAGCCATTCGGGCGGCGGTACACATCCTCAAGACGAGTGATTTATCCGACTGCGAACTCATTACCACCCATGAGCCTTGTGTAATGTGCGCTTACGCCATCCGGCATTACCGCATTCGGCGGGTGGTGTACGAGCTGGCGGTGCCTACGGTTGGAGGCGTGAGTTCGAAGTTTCCGGTGTTGAGTGATCCTACTTTTTGGGAAGCGAGGCCGGTACCGGAAATCCATTTAGGGTTTTAG
- a CDS encoding glycine-rich domain-containing protein: protein MNPAQQTLWEKILHFELNDPQAAFPFVQRLAMENGWKLSFAFRAILEYKRFMYLCCVSPTPMTPSDEVDQVWHLHLIYTRSYWQDFCRYTLQREIHHGPTKGGKTEDTKYNDAYENTLTLYHEHFAEVPPADLWPPANIRFAPLNFRRVNLNKYWLFPKIFSKV, encoded by the coding sequence ATGAATCCAGCTCAGCAGACCTTATGGGAAAAAATCCTGCACTTTGAACTCAACGATCCGCAAGCGGCTTTCCCGTTCGTGCAACGCCTGGCTATGGAAAATGGCTGGAAACTGTCTTTTGCTTTTCGCGCCATCCTGGAATACAAGCGCTTCATGTACCTCTGCTGTGTGTCGCCTACACCCATGACCCCTTCCGATGAGGTAGATCAAGTCTGGCACCTGCACCTGATTTATACCCGCTCGTACTGGCAGGATTTCTGCCGTTATACCCTGCAACGCGAAATCCACCACGGCCCCACCAAGGGCGGTAAAACTGAAGATACCAAGTACAATGATGCTTACGAAAATACCCTGACCTTGTACCATGAACACTTTGCCGAAGTACCACCCGCTGATCTTTGGCCACCCGCCAACATCCGTTTTGCGCCACTGAATTTTCGCCGTGTTAACCTGAATAAATACTGGCTTTTCCCTAAAATTTTCTCAAAAGTTTAG